The Paenibacillus sp. FSL R7-0204 genome includes a region encoding these proteins:
- a CDS encoding methyl-accepting chemotaxis protein, with amino-acid sequence MNKKVRLNIRTKLITTYLLVLLVPSIIIGWLTYQSASSTMEEQLTNNAQESVIAVNQIISSNIQSKIDDILYFAGQLPADSINNEAAGLTAPELESRLREYAALHPDVLDIYAGTSKGKSIRAAELELPEGYDPRKENTYINALKQGSGTVISPVFQTVKGESAIAVSAVLAGGNGVVSLDLNLSFLAGMTNIKVGQEGYILIIDSSKKFLVHPTEAIGAESSLEFVKQMFGSESGSFDYVYKDAPKKMTFMVNELTGWRIGGTISLNEITQATSDIRETVWLVLPISVLLALVLIYFNTASILKPLIRLRKATERIAGGDLSQDIGDFRGDEIGLLAVNFRQMVDNLRQMIIGVQTMTDNVSFSAEQLSAGAEQTTKAIEHVTVAIQEMAAGTQQQVGSVHKGMASTAATTTEVAHISDFMKQVSVMMDKTSLSASEGNDSVISVVDKINGIHETVEEMGTVIDQLSERVGQIQGITGVISGISRQTNLLALNASIEAARAGEQGRGFAVVASEVRKLAEESGKSASLISEQVTSIHAEMIRATASMEEAKSKVMDGIMAVDTTGRSFSRIRRAIRGAAETIGGMNEGVQTLTAEADSLDQAISEIRGITEAAAGSTETISAAAQQQLASVEEIASSSADLSRQADELQQLVGRFKLYPGNEAPAVPEAVKPGETRAGGQQNS; translated from the coding sequence ATGAATAAAAAGGTGCGTCTGAACATCCGTACGAAGCTGATTACTACCTATCTGCTTGTCTTGCTGGTACCGAGCATCATTATAGGCTGGTTAACCTATCAATCGGCCAGCAGCACCATGGAAGAGCAGCTTACTAATAATGCCCAGGAAAGTGTAATTGCAGTGAACCAGATCATAAGTTCCAATATTCAGTCGAAAATAGATGATATCCTCTATTTTGCCGGACAGCTTCCGGCAGATTCCATTAATAACGAGGCGGCTGGTCTGACGGCCCCTGAGCTGGAGAGCAGATTGAGGGAGTATGCGGCGCTGCATCCCGATGTGCTTGATATTTATGCCGGAACCAGCAAAGGCAAGAGCATCCGTGCGGCAGAGCTGGAGCTCCCGGAGGGTTATGATCCCCGCAAGGAAAATACATATATCAATGCGCTTAAGCAGGGCAGCGGCACAGTGATCTCCCCGGTATTTCAGACGGTGAAGGGGGAGAGCGCCATTGCGGTATCGGCGGTGCTCGCGGGCGGAAACGGTGTAGTCAGCCTTGATCTGAATTTGTCCTTCCTTGCTGGTATGACGAACATCAAGGTTGGCCAGGAGGGCTACATTCTGATTATCGACAGCAGCAAGAAATTCCTGGTTCACCCCACAGAAGCGATTGGCGCGGAATCCTCGCTTGAGTTCGTGAAGCAGATGTTCGGGAGCGAGAGCGGAAGCTTCGATTATGTATATAAGGATGCACCCAAGAAGATGACCTTCATGGTGAATGAGCTGACGGGCTGGAGAATCGGGGGCACCATCAGCTTGAATGAGATTACACAGGCAACCAGCGATATCCGTGAGACGGTCTGGCTGGTCCTCCCTATATCCGTGCTGCTGGCGCTGGTGCTGATCTATTTCAACACCGCATCGATTCTGAAGCCGCTGATCCGCCTGCGCAAGGCAACCGAGCGGATTGCCGGCGGCGACCTGTCGCAGGATATCGGGGACTTCCGGGGGGATGAGATCGGTCTGCTGGCCGTGAATTTCCGCCAGATGGTGGATAATCTGCGGCAGATGATTATCGGGGTACAGACTATGACGGATAATGTCTCTTTCTCCGCCGAGCAGCTGAGCGCTGGGGCAGAGCAGACGACCAAAGCTATAGAGCATGTTACAGTGGCCATCCAGGAGATGGCGGCCGGCACGCAGCAGCAGGTGGGCAGTGTGCATAAAGGGATGGCAAGCACAGCTGCCACCACAACCGAGGTAGCCCATATCTCGGATTTCATGAAGCAGGTGTCGGTAATGATGGACAAGACCTCGCTGTCGGCTTCGGAGGGAAATGATTCGGTCATCAGCGTAGTCGACAAAATCAACGGGATTCATGAGACCGTGGAGGAAATGGGTACCGTTATCGATCAGCTGAGTGAGCGGGTCGGGCAGATCCAGGGGATTACCGGTGTGATCTCGGGAATCTCGCGGCAGACGAACCTGCTGGCGCTGAATGCGTCCATAGAAGCGGCCAGAGCCGGTGAACAGGGGCGCGGATTCGCTGTGGTAGCCTCGGAGGTCCGCAAGCTGGCCGAAGAATCCGGGAAGTCGGCCAGCCTGATCTCCGAACAGGTAACCTCTATCCATGCAGAGATGATCCGGGCTACGGCATCTATGGAGGAGGCGAAGAGCAAGGTAATGGACGGCATTATGGCTGTAGATACAACGGGACGTTCGTTCTCGCGCATCCGCAGGGCAATTAGGGGGGCCGCGGAGACCATAGGCGGGATGAATGAAGGCGTTCAGACCCTGACTGCAGAAGCAGACAGTCTGGACCAGGCCATTAGCGAGATCCGCGGCATCACCGAGGCTGCGGCAGGCAGTACCGAGACGATCTCGGCAGCAGCCCAGCAGCAGCTTGCCTCGGTGGAAGAGATCGCCTCTTCCTCAGCCGACCTTAGCCGCCAAGCCGATGAATTACAGCAGCTGGTGGGACGCTTCAAGCTTTACCCTGGTAACGAGGCTCCTGCCGTACCGGAAGCGGTCAAACCGGGGGAGACCCGCGCTGGGGGTCAGCAGAATTCATGA